Proteins encoded in a region of the Saccharothrix ecbatanensis genome:
- a CDS encoding type IV secretory system conjugative DNA transfer family protein: MPQSIAYSHSGGIAESLVGDYLRDPWSAFETLLGGLRDVVVAWGPLLSPAVVLVIAGAVVARSQWRRRFHDRLTTDARLITVLAPPTVDPTGAITVWSNLVGLLRPGWRRRFSGQPHLVFEFVFDADGVRIHLWVPGLVPPGMVERAVEAAWPGAHARSSPAIPPLPIAVPNGQHLEAVGGELRLARGEALPIRTEHRADPIRALLGAPVGLGPNERACVQILARPVAGPRVTKARRAARHMHSGRSVTLVGRLLDAITPGRTPKQATTARTSDHQSNLVHAALDRAVVEKLRGNQFETRVRYAVTTTVTDDTTATETQAVRDVLRGRGHAIAGAFAAYSEHNYYKRVRLRRPLTTVAQRRLGKGDLLSIPELAAIAHLPVDEATPGLQRAGAKAVPPPPGIASVGEQVKPLGHSDAGHSRPVGVRVADARHHMHILGATGSGKSELMARMILADAEAGRGVVVIDPKGDLVSDILMRLPEELGEKVVLFDADSRSRPPVLNPLDGKDKTRAVDNLVSIFSRIYAASWGPRTDDILRAGLLTLTAMPGTPTLTDLPKLLTVPAFRQRACDQIDDDVLKGFWSWYDALSEAGRAQVIAPLMNKVRGFLLRPFVRAAIAGGPSTVDMEHVLDNGGICLVRIARDALGIETAQLVGSIVVARTWQAATRRARIPQLQRRDSALYIDECHNFLNLPYPLEDMLAEARAYLLNIVLAHQYIGQLGKELEEGISTNARNKIFFTSSPEDARRLARHTHPRLNEHDLSNLGVYQIAARLVVHGEERPAFTAVTEKLPPAIPGRTKTIRQAAKVNTLRPATETDREPERTGQHPADPRRAT, encoded by the coding sequence GTGCCGCAATCCATTGCCTACTCCCACTCGGGAGGCATCGCTGAATCCCTCGTGGGCGACTACCTGCGCGACCCGTGGTCCGCATTCGAGACGCTCCTCGGCGGCCTCCGCGACGTGGTGGTGGCGTGGGGACCGCTTCTGAGTCCCGCTGTGGTGCTCGTCATCGCAGGTGCGGTCGTCGCACGGTCGCAATGGCGGCGACGGTTCCACGACCGACTCACCACCGACGCCCGGTTGATCACCGTGCTCGCCCCGCCGACCGTCGATCCGACGGGAGCGATCACCGTGTGGTCCAACCTGGTCGGGCTGCTGCGGCCAGGTTGGCGGCGACGGTTCAGCGGCCAGCCCCACCTGGTGTTCGAGTTCGTCTTCGACGCCGACGGCGTTCGGATCCACCTGTGGGTGCCCGGCCTGGTCCCGCCCGGCATGGTCGAGCGAGCCGTCGAGGCCGCGTGGCCGGGCGCGCACGCACGCTCCTCCCCCGCCATCCCGCCACTTCCGATCGCCGTGCCGAACGGCCAACACCTCGAAGCGGTGGGGGGCGAGTTGCGGCTCGCGCGCGGCGAAGCCCTCCCGATCCGCACCGAACACCGAGCCGACCCGATCCGCGCTCTGCTGGGCGCCCCGGTCGGTCTCGGCCCCAACGAACGTGCCTGTGTCCAGATCCTCGCCCGCCCGGTCGCCGGACCCCGGGTGACGAAGGCCCGCCGGGCTGCTCGCCACATGCACTCCGGCCGGTCCGTCACCCTGGTCGGCAGGCTGCTCGACGCCATCACCCCCGGCCGCACTCCGAAACAGGCCACCACGGCACGGACATCAGACCACCAGAGCAACCTGGTCCACGCCGCCCTCGATCGGGCGGTGGTGGAGAAGCTGCGCGGGAACCAGTTCGAGACCCGGGTCCGCTACGCGGTCACCACCACCGTCACCGACGACACGACCGCCACGGAAACCCAGGCAGTGCGCGACGTTCTGCGCGGCCGTGGACACGCAATCGCAGGAGCCTTCGCCGCCTACTCCGAACACAACTACTACAAACGCGTCCGCCTCCGTCGACCGCTCACCACCGTGGCCCAACGCCGTCTCGGCAAGGGCGATCTCCTCTCCATCCCCGAACTCGCCGCGATCGCACACCTACCCGTGGACGAGGCCACACCAGGCTTGCAGCGAGCCGGCGCGAAGGCCGTGCCACCACCTCCGGGCATCGCCAGTGTCGGCGAGCAGGTCAAACCGTTGGGTCACAGCGATGCCGGGCACTCCCGTCCGGTCGGCGTGCGTGTAGCCGACGCCCGCCACCACATGCACATCCTCGGCGCCACCGGATCGGGCAAGTCCGAGCTGATGGCCCGGATGATCCTGGCCGACGCCGAAGCCGGGCGCGGAGTGGTCGTGATCGACCCCAAAGGCGACCTCGTCAGCGACATCCTCATGCGTCTGCCCGAGGAACTGGGAGAGAAGGTCGTGCTCTTCGACGCCGACTCCCGCAGCCGTCCGCCGGTGCTCAACCCGTTGGACGGCAAGGACAAGACGCGCGCGGTGGACAACCTGGTCAGCATCTTCTCCCGGATCTACGCCGCCTCCTGGGGCCCCCGCACCGACGACATCCTGCGCGCCGGGCTTCTCACCCTCACCGCGATGCCCGGCACGCCGACGTTGACCGACCTGCCCAAACTCCTGACCGTGCCCGCGTTCCGGCAACGGGCGTGCGACCAGATCGACGACGACGTGCTGAAAGGCTTCTGGTCCTGGTACGACGCGCTGTCCGAAGCCGGACGCGCGCAGGTGATCGCCCCGCTGATGAACAAGGTCCGCGGATTCCTGCTGCGGCCGTTCGTCCGCGCAGCCATCGCCGGCGGCCCTTCCACCGTAGACATGGAACACGTGCTCGACAACGGCGGAATCTGCCTGGTCCGCATCGCCCGCGACGCCCTCGGCATCGAAACCGCCCAACTGGTCGGCTCCATCGTCGTCGCCCGCACCTGGCAGGCCGCCACCCGCCGAGCCAGGATCCCCCAACTCCAACGCCGTGACAGCGCGCTCTACATCGACGAATGCCACAACTTCCTCAACCTGCCCTACCCCTTGGAGGACATGCTCGCCGAAGCCCGCGCCTACCTGCTCAACATCGTCCTGGCGCACCAGTACATCGGCCAACTCGGCAAGGAACTCGAAGAAGGCATCAGCACCAACGCCCGCAACAAGATCTTCTTCACCAGCAGCCCCGAAGACGCCCGACGACTCGCCCGACACACCCACCCGCGCCTGAACGAACACGACCTGTCCAACCTCGGCGTCTACCAGATCGCCGCCCGACTCGTCGTACACGGCGAGGAACGACCGGCCTTCACCGCCGTCACCGAGAAACTCCCACCCGCCATCCCCGGACGCACCAAGACCATCCGCCAAGCCGCCAAGGTCAACACCCTGCGCCCCGCCACCGAGACCGACCGCGAGCCGGAGCGCACCGGACAACACCCAGCAGACCCACGTCGCGCCACCTAG
- a CDS encoding VirB4 family type IV secretion system protein has product MSRHSLSRPRDDSASRPPGRAGAFTPDAIAVDSRALEVGGEWVSTFAVVGYPREVHPGWLQPLLTYPGRVDVSLHVEPVDPVTAAARLKKQLARFESGRRHSSERGQLLDPQVEAATEDAYDLSARVARGEGKLYRLGLYLTVHAPTQETLADEVAAVRSLAASMLLDAKPTTYRSLQGWVTCLPIGLDLVGLRRTFDTAALSAAFPFTSPDLPPPDPTSVGAPTGVLYGFNIGSQGLVHHDRFALDNHNSVILGRSGAGKSYLVKLELLRSLYRGIEVHVIDPEDEYARLATAVGGTQIHLGAQHVQLNPLDLPIHTRPDGRRTAPRDALIRRSLFLHTVIAVLLGNDPTAVQRAALDQAITATYQRAGITSDPRTWTRPAPLLADLAHTLSHAADAAAVELAARLHPYTQGAFSTLFAGPTTTRPEGHLVVHSLRDLADELKPIGTLLTLDAVWRQVSNPAIRRRRVVVVDEAWLLMKQRQGAEFLFRMAKAGRKHWAGLTVATQDTADVLGSDLGKAVVANAATQILLRQASQATDEITRTFTLSQGERQFLLSADRGQGLLSTGTQRVAFQAIASPTEHHLVTSDPAELATYASGEAEPGDSFVELDAA; this is encoded by the coding sequence ATGAGCCGGCATTCACTGAGTCGGCCGAGGGATGACTCGGCGTCTCGCCCACCTGGGCGGGCCGGGGCCTTCACACCGGACGCGATCGCCGTCGACTCCCGGGCCTTGGAGGTCGGCGGCGAGTGGGTCTCCACGTTCGCCGTCGTCGGCTATCCACGCGAGGTCCACCCCGGCTGGCTGCAACCACTGCTGACCTACCCCGGCCGGGTCGACGTGTCCCTGCACGTCGAACCCGTCGACCCGGTCACCGCCGCCGCGCGGCTCAAGAAGCAGCTGGCCCGGTTCGAAAGCGGCCGTCGCCACAGCAGCGAGAGGGGTCAGCTGCTCGACCCGCAGGTCGAAGCCGCCACCGAGGACGCCTACGACCTGTCCGCCCGGGTCGCCCGCGGTGAAGGCAAGCTCTACCGCCTCGGCCTCTACCTGACCGTCCACGCACCCACCCAGGAGACTCTCGCCGACGAGGTCGCCGCCGTCCGCTCGCTCGCCGCCTCGATGCTGCTCGACGCCAAGCCCACCACCTACCGCAGCCTCCAGGGCTGGGTCACCTGCCTGCCGATCGGCCTGGACCTCGTCGGCCTCAGGAGAACGTTCGACACCGCCGCGCTCTCGGCAGCGTTCCCCTTCACCTCCCCCGACCTGCCACCGCCCGACCCGACCTCGGTCGGCGCACCCACCGGTGTCCTGTACGGCTTCAACATCGGCAGCCAAGGCCTCGTCCACCACGACCGGTTCGCGCTGGACAACCACAACTCGGTCATCCTCGGCCGCTCCGGCGCGGGCAAGTCCTACCTGGTCAAGCTGGAACTGCTGCGCAGCCTGTACCGGGGGATCGAGGTCCACGTCATCGACCCGGAGGACGAGTACGCCCGACTCGCCACCGCCGTCGGCGGCACCCAGATCCACCTCGGCGCACAACACGTGCAGCTCAACCCGCTGGACCTGCCCATCCACACCCGGCCCGACGGGCGTCGCACAGCGCCCCGCGACGCCCTGATCAGACGGTCGTTGTTCCTGCACACCGTCATCGCCGTGCTGCTCGGCAACGACCCCACGGCCGTCCAACGCGCCGCGCTCGACCAGGCGATCACCGCCACCTACCAACGCGCCGGGATCACCTCCGACCCGCGCACCTGGACCCGGCCGGCACCCCTACTCGCCGACCTCGCCCACACCCTCAGCCACGCCGCCGACGCCGCCGCGGTCGAACTGGCCGCACGCCTGCACCCGTACACCCAAGGCGCGTTCTCCACGCTGTTCGCCGGACCCACCACAACCCGCCCCGAAGGCCACCTCGTCGTGCACTCGCTGCGCGACCTGGCCGACGAACTGAAGCCCATCGGCACCCTGCTCACCCTCGACGCGGTGTGGCGTCAGGTCAGCAACCCGGCGATCCGTCGCCGCCGTGTGGTCGTCGTCGACGAGGCGTGGCTGCTGATGAAACAACGACAAGGCGCGGAATTCCTGTTCCGCATGGCCAAAGCAGGCCGGAAACACTGGGCCGGTCTAACCGTCGCCACCCAGGACACCGCCGACGTGCTCGGCTCGGACCTCGGCAAAGCAGTGGTGGCGAACGCCGCGACACAGATCCTGCTGCGCCAAGCGTCCCAAGCCACCGACGAGATCACCCGCACTTTCACCCTCTCCCAAGGTGAACGCCAGTTCCTGCTCTCCGCCGACCGAGGCCAGGGACTGCTGTCCACCGGGACCCAACGCGTGGCGTTTCAAGCCATCGCCTCACCTACGGAACACCACCTCGTCACATCAGACCCGGCCGAACTCGCCACCTACGCCTCCGGCGAGGCAGAGCCCGGGGATTCCTTCGTCGAACTGGACGCCGCCTGA
- a CDS encoding replication-relaxation family protein gives MITNPTPQRALRGHLPRRPTPRAATTGQHHAQLAGRLTPRDRWLARMLHEHRVLTTHQITELAFPSVRAANHRLLDLFKWRVVDRFQPFVTTGTAPMHYVLDIAGAVALAYEDGLDPGKIGYRHADAIGIAHSLQLAHTVGINGFFSTLVAASRHPGARGRLTTWWSEKRCGRLFGDIVRPDAYGRWHEDGHRIEFFLEFDFGTEDLTTLSGKVRRYEKLATTTGITTPVLIRLPTTRRETTARQALSTALSELDRATLVPVATSSSDLVHTAGAADAAAARWLPLPATSRHPAGRLRLVELAHLWPHNDHATTTPTPPTTQPAAAGLTPPAPHPPSSTADRFRR, from the coding sequence GTGATCACCAACCCCACACCTCAACGCGCGCTGCGCGGACATCTACCCCGACGACCCACCCCGCGCGCGGCCACCACCGGCCAACACCACGCCCAGCTCGCCGGACGGCTCACACCACGCGACCGATGGCTCGCCCGGATGCTGCACGAACACCGTGTCCTCACCACCCACCAGATCACCGAACTCGCGTTCCCGTCCGTCCGGGCGGCCAACCACCGCCTGCTGGACCTGTTCAAGTGGCGGGTCGTCGACCGCTTCCAGCCCTTCGTCACCACCGGCACCGCACCCATGCACTACGTCCTCGACATCGCCGGAGCCGTCGCCCTGGCCTACGAAGACGGCCTCGACCCCGGCAAGATCGGCTACCGCCACGCCGACGCCATCGGCATCGCCCACTCACTACAGCTGGCCCACACCGTCGGCATCAACGGCTTCTTCAGCACCCTCGTCGCCGCAAGCCGACACCCCGGCGCACGAGGACGGCTGACCACCTGGTGGTCGGAGAAGCGCTGCGGCCGGCTCTTCGGCGACATCGTCCGCCCCGACGCCTACGGCCGCTGGCACGAAGACGGCCACCGAATCGAGTTCTTCCTCGAATTCGACTTCGGCACAGAAGACCTGACAACCCTCTCAGGCAAGGTCCGCCGCTACGAGAAGCTCGCCACCACAACAGGGATCACCACCCCCGTCCTGATCCGGCTCCCGACCACCCGGCGCGAAACCACCGCCCGACAAGCACTCTCCACGGCACTATCCGAACTGGACCGGGCCACGCTCGTCCCCGTGGCCACAAGCTCCTCGGACCTCGTCCATACGGCCGGAGCCGCCGACGCCGCCGCTGCTCGATGGCTGCCACTCCCCGCCACATCCCGTCACCCGGCAGGTCGGCTCCGGCTCGTCGAACTCGCCCACCTCTGGCCCCACAACGACCACGCCACAACAACCCCAACGCCGCCCACAACCCAGCCGGCGGCCGCAGGCCTCACACCACCGGCTCCGCATCCACCCTCATCGACCGCCGACCGCTTCCGGAGATGA
- a CDS encoding PrgI family protein yields the protein MSHPVRIPADVDREDRVLVNLTARQLLILTVTAVVLYGAYSALRSVVPLAVFLVVATPIGVTVTVLALGQRDGISLDRLALAALRQRTSPRHRVAAPEGIHPAPDWLTDRVAGDSSIPAKVSPAALRLPAQAVTDAGVVDLGADGVALVAVCSTVNFALRTATEQESLVASFGRYLHSLTAPIQVLVRAERLDLSGQITELREQAGGLPHPALEAAAREHADYLTQLARSTDLLRRQVLLILREPVHAIGPVDGLGGASPWAALTARRNAAKHAGQVTESVLRAAETRLVRRLGEAVELLSPTGIVVTVLDAGQATSVLAAACNPDSLIPPTAGLAGSDEVITTAPDDDRQDDPFEHTASTDDSWTDAEPDFDGRYRS from the coding sequence ATGAGTCACCCGGTTCGGATCCCGGCCGATGTCGATCGTGAGGACCGGGTTCTGGTCAACCTCACGGCACGCCAGTTGCTCATCCTCACTGTCACAGCCGTGGTCCTGTACGGGGCGTACTCCGCCCTGCGGTCGGTCGTGCCGCTCGCGGTGTTTCTGGTCGTCGCGACGCCGATCGGCGTGACCGTCACGGTCCTCGCGCTCGGTCAGCGTGATGGGATCAGCCTCGACCGCCTGGCCCTGGCTGCGTTGCGGCAACGCACGAGCCCCCGACACCGGGTCGCCGCCCCCGAAGGGATCCACCCGGCGCCCGACTGGCTGACGGACCGGGTCGCCGGTGACAGCTCGATCCCCGCAAAGGTCTCGCCTGCGGCGTTGCGCTTGCCCGCGCAGGCCGTCACCGACGCCGGTGTCGTGGATCTCGGCGCAGACGGCGTGGCGCTGGTCGCCGTGTGCTCCACGGTCAACTTCGCGCTGCGCACAGCCACCGAACAGGAATCGCTCGTCGCCTCGTTCGGCCGTTACCTGCACAGCCTGACCGCACCCATCCAGGTGCTGGTCCGCGCCGAACGGTTGGACTTGTCCGGGCAGATCACCGAACTACGAGAGCAGGCAGGCGGTCTGCCTCACCCTGCGCTGGAGGCCGCCGCGCGTGAACACGCCGACTACCTCACCCAACTCGCCCGCAGCACCGACCTGCTGCGCCGTCAGGTCCTGCTGATCCTCCGCGAACCGGTGCACGCGATCGGGCCGGTTGACGGGCTCGGTGGCGCATCACCGTGGGCCGCTCTCACCGCCAGGCGCAACGCCGCCAAGCACGCCGGACAGGTCACCGAGTCCGTCCTCCGCGCCGCCGAAACACGCCTGGTGCGTCGCCTGGGCGAGGCGGTCGAGCTGCTCTCCCCCACCGGGATCGTCGTGACCGTGCTCGACGCCGGGCAGGCCACCAGCGTGCTGGCCGCGGCCTGCAACCCCGACTCCCTGATCCCGCCCACCGCCGGACTCGCCGGCTCCGACGAGGTCATCACCACCGCACCCGACGACGACCGGCAAGACGACCCGTTCGAACACACCGCATCCACCGACGACTCCTGGACTGATGCCGAGCCGGACTTCGACGGGAGGTACAGGTCATGA
- a CDS encoding C40 family peptidase gives MVLTCATATIGVVVLIGATAPAIVSSLFGNSRTQPSHEALADIPADYLALYHAAAPQCPGLDWTILAAIGKVETDHGRSPLPGVHNGENHAGAGGPMQFLTATFDATTAEHAIPHGGATPPSRYNPHDAIHAAAHYLCDSGANQGDLRAAIWAYNHDHDYVDQVLAQATKYANAATGTGDCNAIQAPNPAALAAINHACGQRGLPYVWGGDGPHEGGFDCSGLTKAAYAAANIPLPRTAQAQYDTGPHVPPGQPLQPGDLVFYGTPDNIHHVGLYLGNGLMINAPDFGQPVQTDNHRYQGDDYAGATRPTTQAYATSQD, from the coding sequence ATCGTCCTCACCTGTGCCACGGCAACAATCGGCGTCGTAGTCCTCATCGGCGCCACCGCCCCCGCCATCGTCAGCTCACTGTTCGGCAACAGCCGCACCCAACCCAGCCACGAAGCGCTAGCCGACATCCCAGCCGACTACCTCGCCCTCTACCACGCCGCAGCACCCCAGTGCCCAGGGCTCGACTGGACCATCCTCGCCGCCATCGGCAAAGTCGAAACCGACCACGGCCGTTCCCCACTGCCAGGCGTCCACAACGGCGAGAACCACGCCGGAGCCGGAGGCCCGATGCAGTTCCTCACCGCGACCTTCGACGCCACAACCGCCGAACACGCCATCCCGCACGGCGGTGCCACGCCACCATCCCGATACAACCCACACGACGCCATCCACGCCGCCGCCCACTACCTCTGCGACAGCGGAGCCAACCAAGGCGACCTGCGAGCAGCCATCTGGGCCTACAACCACGACCACGACTACGTCGACCAAGTACTCGCACAAGCCACGAAGTACGCCAACGCCGCGACCGGCACCGGAGACTGCAACGCCATCCAGGCACCCAACCCCGCAGCACTCGCAGCCATCAACCACGCCTGCGGCCAACGCGGACTGCCCTACGTCTGGGGCGGCGACGGTCCCCACGAAGGCGGCTTCGACTGCTCCGGCCTCACCAAAGCCGCCTACGCCGCCGCCAACATCCCCCTACCCCGCACCGCCCAAGCCCAATACGACACCGGCCCCCACGTGCCACCCGGCCAACCCCTTCAACCAGGCGACCTCGTCTTCTACGGCACCCCCGACAACATCCACCACGTCGGCCTCTACCTCGGCAACGGCCTCATGATCAACGCACCCGACTTCGGCCAACCGGTCCAGACCGACAACCACCGGTACCAGGGCGACGACTACGCCGGAGCAACCCGCCCGACAACTCAGGCGTACGCCACCAGCCAGGATTAG
- a CDS encoding outer membrane protein assembly factor BamB family protein yields MIDVGWARQLHQAGSDSGLAVAADALVVHERHTRLVSVDPADGSTRWDVHVGNWPRAVVITGRRCLVLPQHPDKLLCLDLDTGERIWSSDLRRFTGHLVVAGDVVLVGGWRGYTPLRVLDTATGQVRWETDDCVHTVRPVVAEGGFLIGEPGSPMVRLIDRQELRELTSWSLPQPLVGHDNQAVFTTDDGRGFLVRCGSRSVVEIAPSEGTVREVVLAESDLGFSAPVHVNGLLWIYDREAGFTVADPGDGRVLRRVDVRQPLVDQVVPVGNGFVVAGTNGTLFHLDADGQVITRVTVSRRIRALRTLDSVRVLAMAKGTLLAARVGNSASHE; encoded by the coding sequence GTGATCGATGTCGGATGGGCGAGGCAGCTGCATCAGGCCGGTTCGGATTCCGGCCTCGCGGTCGCTGCGGACGCACTGGTGGTCCATGAGCGACACACCAGGCTGGTCAGTGTCGATCCAGCGGATGGCTCCACGCGATGGGACGTCCACGTCGGCAACTGGCCCCGGGCGGTCGTCATCACTGGCCGGCGCTGCCTGGTGCTGCCGCAGCACCCTGACAAGCTGTTGTGTTTGGACCTGGATACGGGTGAGCGCATCTGGAGCAGTGATCTCCGCCGGTTCACCGGGCACCTCGTAGTGGCCGGCGATGTGGTCCTCGTCGGTGGCTGGCGCGGGTACACACCTCTGCGTGTGTTGGACACGGCTACAGGGCAGGTGCGATGGGAAACGGATGACTGCGTGCACACCGTGCGCCCTGTCGTCGCTGAGGGTGGCTTCCTGATTGGTGAGCCTGGCAGCCCGATGGTCAGGTTGATCGACCGACAGGAACTCCGAGAGCTCACTTCATGGTCCTTGCCGCAACCGCTCGTCGGTCACGACAATCAGGCAGTGTTCACGACTGATGACGGTCGCGGTTTCCTGGTGCGGTGTGGTTCGCGTTCCGTGGTGGAGATCGCACCCTCGGAGGGGACAGTGCGCGAGGTCGTTCTTGCCGAGAGTGATCTCGGGTTCTCGGCGCCGGTGCACGTCAACGGTCTGCTCTGGATATACGACCGTGAGGCCGGCTTCACTGTGGCGGATCCAGGCGATGGTCGTGTGTTGCGCAGGGTCGATGTCCGGCAACCTCTGGTTGATCAGGTTGTCCCGGTAGGCAATGGATTCGTGGTCGCCGGCACGAACGGAACTCTGTTCCACCTGGACGCCGACGGACAGGTCATCACGCGGGTCACGGTGTCCCGGAGGATCCGCGCGCTGCGCACTCTCGACTCCGTACGGGTGTTGGCGATGGCGAAGGGGACGCTGCTCGCCGCTCGAGTTGGGAATAGTGCGAGTCACGAGTAG